The Pieris napi chromosome 11, ilPieNapi1.2, whole genome shotgun sequence DNA segment AACATCACCATCACGAGTCTCGTGTTGGCTCTTGGAGTCACCGGTCAAACCGTCTTGAACATCGTAGGCAAAGCTGTATTGTGGGTGCGCGTCGTATTCTTCAACGACTTTAGCGACTGGGGCTGCGTGGAGAAGTTGCGCTGGAGCTGCAGCATAGGCTACTGGGGCTGGGTGGGCTGTGTAAGACAGAGGAGCGACCACTCCAGCCTGGACGGTGGCAAAGGCACAGACAAGAACTGCCAACTGAAAAAAAGGGTTATTAGCGGgatcttaatatattaaaagaaaagaaaaaaatgtgtgcgtgtactagtacacacgtaagaagtgaaacttctttatgaccttatttttcgaaaaatgatctactatatgcaactttacataaattggttaaataaagttaaattagataaagtttaacaaaaggcttttattatcatagacatgaatacaaatacaataattacatatttcattataacttattactgtactactatgtagtactaagattattacagaatttcattaattttaatagaattattagtattactattattgttatcgttattatatatttttgttactaatggcttcgaatctcttcggatcaaccgtggtagggacaagaaaaagatggcgcgtaaccgaaaaatgtgacaaatgtgtgtacatttttttccaacgccgataaagaagtttgacttaaaaaagcaacatggcgcgtaacctgctacaaaatttctcccatacgtcgataaagaagtttcacttcaaaagatggcgcgtaacggaaaaatgtgacgcgtaacgaaaaaatgttacactaatttttttccaaccccgataaagaagtttcacttcaatcaAGAAGAAGATAATGGTGAATTATTATACCTTGAATGCCATTGTGTTAAGTGACTAGTGACTTCAGAGACGAGACCTCAGTAGGAATGTGCTGGTATACACACAGGTTTCGGTTTTTATATCGACTTTGAATGCCGCGGGCATTGCGTTATACGATTACAGAGGCATACACGATATAAACCGGTAAATTATTAAAGGCATATTGTTTGTATGATATGATTAAGTTGCCGAATCGCATTCAATTTGTTCGGGTTACACAAAACCAGAGCAAGTATGATTAATCTCCGTCAAAAAGATCACTTGCATTTAATGATGCCGGCTTTCTTGAGGCGACATCCttgacttaaaaatttaataatcttGAACTCTCGTAGGTGGCACGAGAATAATGATGATTACGGCCGCTAACTTATAACGCTtacaatagaaatattttacgtCTAAGAGACAAGTAGACATAAATTTCCAAATCAACCCActgttttaaattcaatttgatCACCTACTGATCCCCtgtcagtggcgtaacaatagggctGGCAAAATACCACGGGCCCtcgacccaagagggcccctacccaagagatattatgttctatggatgaatgtgaagtctccaatacgcattgggctagcgtggggactacagaccattccctctcgcctaagagaggaggacTATGACCCTTAGTCGTAACGTGTGaccaacgtgtaattgagtacgctgaaaatctcgaagtttattaaaattaaactgagtagggACGCTTTTTACAGATAGGGccccattaaaaaaattgtcacgaAAGAagatttgccacgggccccagatagTATAGTTATGCCACTGGCCCCTGTCACCCAATATCATGacatttagaaataattttaacttcaAAATACGTAGGTATACTTTTTGAACGTGTATTagaataataactaaatttataGGCTGGTTTCGATAAAATAGGCGCAATGTCAATCTATTAATCAAATTTGAAGTTGTAACGAATTTTGTTTTCATCTTAAAGGTTTGTATTTTCGATTCAATTATTGATGAAAAGTATTATTGctattataatttcaatattttttggcAATTTACGATATTTCGCGTTGTTTCGGTAACATGGATAATTTTTCCTAGAGTTTCGCCAACAGTCCAGGCAGAATTCAGGTGATTCAAAATGCGATTTTTAAAAGCGCTATTACCAATCCGTCGCCCCGGTGTACGGGTATATGGCCAACTACATGATACACTGGACCAGCTAACTGGCATAGAGAAGAAAGAAATATTGGCACATCTCGCTGGAGACTGTGACCCTTTTCGCATGATGGCGATAAGAAAAGGTAACATTGTGTTTCAGAATAAAATGACTCAGATGCCATGTTTAAATTTGTAGTTTAGATTTTAAGTAAAGCAACATtgtagcctagcggtcttattaagtggcagctaggtgaggggtaccgggttcgattccaggttcgagggcaagttttaatttaatttaaaatttgttctcggcctttgggagggttgtgcggtaccgtacatggaggacatggtcgaatttctaaggcaaaaagcacgaataataaaaatctcatacttgacgctggctaatgcacaaaccgtgccagagccataaaagaagaaagaaaaaaaagcaaCATtggtttattttgtaaatgatTAGCCAATCCCTTTTATGGAGAACCAGGTTGTGCTCCCGGCTGAACAATTTCAAGCATAAAGCACAGACTGAATAGGACATACTTACGAGTTCATTGAATTATAACATATCTGCAGAGAGCAGCGTCAGCTTAGTGGTTTGGCACGTCcctctcaaccctgaggtcgtgcgttcgaatcacggctgtgcaccaatggacttttctttctatgcgcATTTGACACTCGCCCGTACGGTGAGCGAAAACATCGTGTAGAAACCACCATGCctgaaactaaaaaaatctacTGTTAAAttccttattatttttaaagttataactGTTATATATTATCAAGAAACAGATCTAGCGCCtctgaatattttaatgacaaataaAGAACTGTGCAACttagcaaaaaatttaataaagaactGATTTAAGAATAATAGGGCAGTGAATAAAAGCTTTCCCTTGGATCCGTCGTTAaacatatttcaatattttaaagtaactaTTATGTCCTTTTATATGACACTGAGTTATTATTTACCGGATAAtcgttttacaataatttttctgACTTACCCTTAAAGTTCTCTCAAAATAAGAGtgaaaatatacttattaaatattactacTGTAAAAACAGAGAATAACATTTATGCAGTTTCGATTAGACTATTTTGGTAGCTACAAATCAAATTGAGATCGTAGATagctttatttactttataactAGCTGGTGacgaatatatttcttaaatgcGTTAGTAAATCTTAGTCGGTATAAcccattattataatactaatTGTCAGTTTTGTGTTTAACGCCATCTGTTGATAGGTTTTGCAACAGCTTGTAGAAGTTGATTGCTCAATTGACAAACCGCTGTGTCAAGTTCattgacatttaaaattaccGCCATCTATGTTCAAATAAAAGCCGCTTTATTTTATGGCTATTATTGGAGCTTACTCTATAATCTTTGACTTGCTTATAAAATGATGAAATCATTTCAGGGAACTGAAACGGGTTAGATTTAGGCGaagtaatgtaaaaaaattaaaaagaagtattgtaaaaaaagtttttatatattggaGTTTCATAATTCCTACAAgagttttagtaaaaaaacaaaatgtttaatttaaatcaccttatcaaaaagtataaaatttgtttcaaaattaatgaataacaAATAGATTTGCCGCTTGTTATTAAAAAGGGATTTGCTTAATATATATCAATTGTCTATTTTTTAGGACCTGGCACCTGGGAATGTCCGAATTTAATTCCAAGTGCTCATTCGCAGCGTTTATTGGCGTGTCTGTGTCACCCGGACGACATGCATCTTGAGTACATGTGGCTCCACCAGGGTTGCCCAAAGAGGTGTGGTTGTGGTTACTGGTTTCAATTGTGTCCTGTTGCCAGTTTCGTCTAACTTAGTAATATAGTCTATGTAGTTACATTTTTTcttgaataaaatacaatgcttgcaattgatattatttaatatagtaatttttggaatcacAATCTAGCTAAAACCTCTTTTCACTACACAAATAATCAGAAATACGTTTATGTCAAAACCGGccaattaatttttctaattacCAATCCATCCcgtcttttatatttaagtataacGAGCTGGCATTCAATGACCTTAAATCTTAAGTGAAtgtttaactatatttaagaaatttaaattattattcatccaaaaagtaataaaaactgttAATAATAGTATTGTTATCTCACTGTACACACATTTTATAATTCCTAATGATGCATATAATTTGGCAAAAACAACTCCCCCTTGTTAAAAGTAGGTCTATCTATTTGAGTTTTATTCCCCGGTGTGAAAAGGACAGGCTCGTGTTGTATCAAATTTTTATTCGTCGCTGGTGCCTGGTGAAATTCTGGACGTGGCACTCGATGTGCAGAATTAAACGGGCTATATGACTTAAGCGAAATGTATGGTGAATGTACTACTGTTCTTATAATAGCCTTGAAACTGTTCCTGGTGTCAACCGTACGTTTGCGAGCTGGGTCTATTAAAGAGTAGGAGTCCCTTATAAAAGCTCCCTGTCTTATTTCCTTATGAAGTTTGGCATCACCCGTTCTTGGATCTGCTATATCGTACcaataattatattctgtACTTGGCGGTGCATCAGTCACAATAATAGCGGCCGCACGtaacacacacaaacacaaggctatctgaaataaaaagaaacgCTTATTGATTCGAGAAAAAATAGATAGAATtgttattatagtaaataaagtaataaaaaaataaaataccctTAACATGTTGTAACTGTTCGCGGTAAAATAGTGTGCACTTGGCGACATTTGTCGTATTTATAGAAGTTGCATTCACTTGAAGGTTCCGTATTGCCGGGCTCATggttgtaaaacaaaagaaacatgatacaatttattaaataatattgaactGGAATTTGACCAGCATGATGTTTTAGCGGTAGTTTtggaaacaataatattaataggaggatataaaaataatatcaatcgTCATCGTCATATATATGTTAAGTGCATAATGATGAGagatttatgtttaattacgTTGACGCTATTTCCAAAAACGTCACAGTAAAGTAAGgaaagttaaaatttttaaaattaatttatatttttctattcatTTAATGCATGTTTATGATAAGTTTCAatgaaattatgtaaattttggttacaatagtttatttttgattgatttatttatttaatacccTTGATAAGAGTGTCGTAGCGAGTTAGAGTATAAAGTGAAATATTTGAGCATtgtaaaacacatttttttaaataagtcatTACAATTCACGAGAGTTCGTAGTAGTAAGTAAtaatggtaataataatatacccTTGAAGTTCTGGTATAGGCTGTAAAAGATTTTGGCCGATGTCTTAGGTAGTAAAATGAGTTTTGgagtttaagtttaaaaaaataaaaaaaaatactcacatattatatagaacACAGATTTATCACAACCCATTGACCTCCATTCAGTCCGGTTTGCGTGgtacttaaattattacttttattttatccagttaaatgaaaaaatatttgtacacCTAGAAACAGATAGAACATAGAGATAGAACAGAACTAGATAAatgtatttagaaaaaatcATTCCCAATTttcgaacaaaaatattaagaccAACTGTACTATTTTTGTTCatcttttttaagtaaaatacttttaataaaaaaggtatATAGTGATCCTCTGAATAATTGCAAAAAATAGCAATACTGCtaacaaatgtaacataaGTTAAAGTACAAACATATACTTAATCTATGCATAATATCattcaaaaaactaacttgattttttattatgttttactaCCGCCTAATAATTGGAAATAgatatttgattatatttttattaaattaatttaactaagCTATATGTGATCCATGAAGTAGATTATGCCTTATTTTGggactaaaaataataaaccaattacatattaataatataagtctTGGTCTAAACTCGTgtcgcaataaataaatgtgacgTATTTGTTATCAAAGcttaatattatactagctATAGCAGTTTTGCACAGTAAAcgtattttaatcattttatccTCACATGTCTTTTACGAATAGTAGTTAGTCAAGCAAGGATTTGTAGGCGCACGctttttatattagtatagTGCGTTGATGTCTTTTATATAACAACTTTTAACAACCGTTTGTTATATGACATAATATGTTTGTTACATATGTTAACAatcgttcatttgttttattttaacaatgatGTGATTAAGTAAAGTGTGATATGGCCAAATGGTCTTAAAATTACTCCTGAGTAgtaatattcttaatattaaaagccCAAAGATCGGTATCGTAAATATTCCAAAATTGTTCTTACATAACACTTCTTtaagtgtgaataaaataaagaaagttttattgattcctcttatttattaccttagcatctataaataaacaataaataacataaatacattttaaataatcatatcAGGTCGCTGTGGTTTTAATACGAAACTTAATAACTTCTTTTGAAAACTAGTAAGGTTCTAGTGGTAAGCGGCGACTGGAGCGACTGCTTTAACGACGCCACCTACTGGTTCTTTGTGGACAACCGCGTTGAAACCGTTTTGGGGATCAGCTGTGTACTCAACAACTCGACGAGTACCATCGGGTTCTACTAGGGAGTACGCGCCTTGAACAACGTCACCAGACCGGGTTTCGTGTTGGCTTTTGGAATCACCTGAAAAtcattaaacattatataaaacgTATATTAATGAGAACTAAATTATACTTGATAATTCCAGGTTGCTTTGCATAAAATTTGAAACTTGTTGAAACGAGTGCacgcatatttatttaacgcaTAGCACGCAAGTGCAATGAGCTTTATGTTACATGTAAGCAACAAGTGCTTTTAGAATACTATTTAGGCATGCAGTTCTCATAAAGCCATGTATAAGAACCGACTACACgtatagttttttaaaagcaaatttaacaattataagTACGCGCGGTAAAACACCGAAAGGAAACCAGAAAcagaaacaaacaaaaaaacaaatcaattACAGAATAGACGCTAAGTGTCTGATCTATGCTCCATTAGTAGTTGTAGGGTTTCATATAACTTAATATCTTTCTGGTAAATGAAAGTTATGTCATGtagtataaaaaacaaatttgtattcaaaaattattcatCAAATCCTTAATAGTATACTAACCGGTCAAGGCATCTTGAATATCGTAAGCATAAGAATACTGAGGGTTTGGGTCGTAATCATCTACCGCAGCCGCTGCATAAGCAGGTCTAGCAACGGCTAAAGCGGGCCTGGCAATGGCATATGGCGCTATTGGAGCGCCCACGTGACCTAAGCCTGGGTAAGCATATGGTCCAGGTGCAAGCAAACCAGCTGACACGCTGCATATCATGACTGCGGCGAAGATGATCTgaggataaaaatataatattggtaATAGTTGCTAACTAAGGAGTTTTTCATTTCATCAATTCAAGATTAACCATAAATAAaggtttaataattatttatttctgtagTATGTTACTACTCGTCATATAAAAtgctttcattaaaattatttaatttatttaaattattttcttagcTTAGTGAATAAATAGTTGTTAGTTATATTACTTAGTTTTCGATAATTcgatatttaatgttaatcTTACATTATTAATGAATTTGTTACACTTTGATTACTGGAACTACTAACGAAACTCAtttggaaatatttttgtgaaaatgtATATTCTATAGAAGACTGTTGGACTAGTGGCTTAGATTCAAATaccggctgtgcaccgatgtactttctatgtgtgcatttaacactcgctcataTATTGAACAAAATCTATGGCGTGTGTAAGGCACAGgtgactgatcacctacttgccttttagaaaaatcaaatcatcacgaaacaaatacagaaatatgaggctGAGACCATAAAAGTTGTAGCGGCTATGCTTTTTTTGCACATTATTCTTAGaacaaatatacttttaaagcGAGCATCAGTAGTtcaacttaatattaaataatataacaatggaatacatattatatttaatagagACAAATAAATTACCTTCATTTTGATGTTGTTCAGTGGACTTGTAAACCTATGAATGACCAGGGGTTGCCTCAGCGTGTTTATATACCAGACTTCGTCCTAGCAATCTAGGTGTCGCCCAGAAACATAATACCTATAAGATACTTTCGTTACGACCGTGCCCTTTATCACatgaattattaatgtatCACTACATCAAAACGTGGACaaataggttttttttatttggaaatctaatataatatataataaatattatctattgaTTAATAATACGTTTACTAAGATATGAGGTAACTTTTATGGAACTTAAGATGATTGTTATCACTTAATTTGTGATGCGCCATATTTTGATTCGTAGATTGCGCCTTCTATAATTAAACAGCAAAATGTTTTAACAGATTTGaagtgtgtttttttaattataaataaataaaactataacaatgaataaatcgacatagatatatatgtatgtaatacaTAACATTGTAGACGAGAACAcccaatttatatttatttgtaggtttacttgaattttaaaaatattttattatgaatatttttacttcagtgttcgagcgaatgtttaatgcgcatatagaaagaaagtccattggtgcacagccggggatcgaacctacgacctcagggatgagagtcgctcgttgaagccactaggccaacactggtaATTTCTAATTACCTGTCCAGTGTCcatataatatctaaaatagtttaaagagtttattttttattttctttcctAATGATATCTAAAGAATTCAGCTTGATGAGTTGAtcagattttatataaatattaaacactaTTGAACGCTAAATAATAGTCTCATATCACAGGTTGTCATAGCATTGAAAGCTTTTTAGGTCACAGCTGCATAAAgccaataatatattgtactaCACACATTCACGATTATAATGGAATGTCCACATATGGGCTggctgtatcacttaactGCCGCGTGCTTTAAATACACAAATctacattaaattacattgaAGAAACATATCTAAGctgatacaatattttattaaatttataaggtcaattattgataatatatgCTTCAATGAATAACTTTTCGATCTACATTCTATACGAGATTGGCATGATGAGACGTAAATGGCCATTTTTTAGGACTTTTACTACAGTACAGACAAAGCTTACAGCGATAAGcctatagtaaataaaatgtatgtgttGTGTTTCCGTCGGTCGGGTAATCCTTTCGGGTTTGGCGATATTTAATCTTGTAAGTTGAACGCAGGATAATATTACCCCATTTATCTTCTATGATGagtaagtttaattaatagatTATCTACGACATACAACTTTCACTGTCAATGTCACTTCACAAAGTCAATTATCACTTAAATGACAACACAAAACTTGTTACCTTTTCaatgtattttgtaaaaaatccAACAAACAAAGTGCTTTGTTATGTGTTATAtacagaaattattttataagcgtTAAATTAGTAACTAAGAAAAATGGCAGATTTTGATGCAATATATCAGGATGAAACAGATCCCGAAGAGAATATAGAGGAGACGCATGTGACATTAGTGCCTGACCCCATCGTTATTCGCGGAGCTGGGAACATGACAGTGTAAGGTTTCATTTTATCAGCTGTTTACCACTTATGCTTCTAAGAAGTGTAGGCATTTTAGGCTCTTTCTTacattgtattaaaaacattgtaactaaaattaattacccATTAGGCAGACCTATTTAGACTATAATACCGTTTTACGGCATTGAGGTTCATGAACGAGGACATTGACCAACGCCAATTTATATTGATCAAATTTGTACAggatagtttatttttaacttgttaCAGTAAATGGACGTATACTCCATACACAAACTTGTATAGCTTGTTTTCGCAAAATACTTATCATACATTACTCTCTCTTTTGCCCAATTTTATGTTGAGTCTTTTTCAAAGACTTAATTTGGTAATTATCAGTAAAATACTTGCCTGTAATAGATTTTCGTTCTGCATTATTTGAGGACAAAGGTTGTACAGGACAATTGTAGTGTTACTACATTAAACATGATGAAAACAAGCTGTTTATTATCATCACTGTCCACTTTTACAAATAGTAagaatgttaaatatatatataagtatggTCTTCCTTTTTAGATAAATGGTGAGATATTCCAAAAGTTAGTTGGTGTTTACTTTAGAAAAGAGTTGCAAGTTATATGCCTCCTGCATTGTCTATCcacataaataatgaaaacagaatttatttttctacacACACATATGAATGCTATGTGCATATTTATGAAGGAGGGAAACCTATTGTCAGTTCATTGGAAAA contains these protein-coding regions:
- the LOC125054153 gene encoding larval cuticle protein A2B-like isoform X1 produces the protein MAFKLAVLVCAFATVQAGVVAPLSYTAHPAPVAYAAAPAQLLHAAPVAKVVEEYDAHPQYSFAYDVQDGLTGDSKSQHETRDGDVVQGSYSVVDPDGTKRTVEYTADPHNGFNAVVHKEPLGVKAVAPVAKVAPLAYAAAPVVHGAQYVHAAPVVHAAPLAYSAPIYHH
- the LOC125054153 gene encoding larval cuticle protein A2B-like isoform X2, which translates into the protein MAFKLAVLVCAFATVQAGVVAPLSYTAHPAPVAYAAAPAQLLHAAPVAKVVEEYDAHPQYSFAYDVQDGLTGDSKSQHETRDGDVVQGSYSVVDPDGTKRTVEYTADPHNGFNAVVHKEPLGVKAVAPVAKVAPLAYAAAPVVHAAPLAYSAPIYHH
- the LOC125054154 gene encoding larval cuticle protein A2B-like; amino-acid sequence: MKIIFAAVMICSVSAGLLAPGPYAYPGLGHVGAPIAPYAIARPALAVARPAYAAAAVDDYDPNPQYSYAYDIQDALTGDSKSQHETRSGDVVQGAYSLVEPDGTRRVVEYTADPQNGFNAVVHKEPVGGVVKAVAPVAAYH